In a single window of the Serratia quinivorans genome:
- the yicI gene encoding Alpha-xylosidase: protein MKTLKNWTLAGQYADRIELLVDERHLFCLYVLENSLFRVLIKRNGELALDRTWSIAPQTDVPWEGRDRLSVAGFGLPGYQLQQHEDRLVVTTSALRVTVHQPLWLEWEHCNAAGEWLPLAADRPTSAYLLNPHGDGVAHYQRRQAAERYYGLGEKAGDLERSGRRFEMRNLDAMGYNAASTDPLYKHIPFTITRGEEASFGLFYDNLSSCWLDLGNEIDNYHLAYRRYQAEAGDLDYYLFLGPKVLDVTKAFVRLTGKTHFGPKWSLGYSGSTMHYTDAPDAQQQLQQFIQLCRQHDIPCDSFQLSSGYTSIGNKRYVFNWNYDKVPQPKQLSQAFHDAGLKLAANIKPCLLQDHPQYQQAAEQGLFIRDSESDRPERSSFWDDEGSHLDFTNPAAVQWWQQGVTQQLLEMGIDSTWNDNNEYEVWDGEARCHGFGTPIAIKHIRPVMPLLMMRASMEAQQRFAPELRPYLISRSGCAGMQRYVQTWSGDNRTNWQTLRYNIRMGLGMSLSGLYNLGHDVGGFSGDKPDAELLVRWVQNGVMHPRFTIHSWNDDATVNEPWMYPAATPAVREAINLRYRLMPYFYTLLWQASADDEPMLRPTFLDHEHDEQTLKETDDFMIGRDLLVASVVEQGQRQRPVYLPDNGDGWYCFYSGQWFSGGQTVVLEAPLERLPLLVRAGAALPLSSRLAHVDVTADDRRELKLYPLKGCGSASGLLFEDDGESYGWQQGDALWLRWEMLSDNQRITLNLTTEGRFKPAWRTITFSLPAGEARELWINGAPGNSFTLE, encoded by the coding sequence ATGAAAACCTTAAAAAATTGGACGTTGGCCGGTCAGTATGCCGATCGCATTGAGCTGTTGGTCGACGAACGTCACCTGTTCTGTCTTTACGTGCTGGAAAACAGCCTGTTCCGCGTGTTGATTAAACGCAATGGCGAGTTGGCGCTGGATCGCACCTGGAGCATTGCGCCGCAGACTGATGTGCCCTGGGAAGGGCGTGATCGTTTGAGCGTGGCCGGCTTCGGCCTGCCGGGTTATCAGTTGCAGCAACATGAGGATCGGCTGGTGGTGACGACGTCTGCACTGCGCGTTACCGTGCATCAGCCGCTGTGGCTGGAGTGGGAGCACTGCAACGCCGCCGGTGAATGGCTTCCGCTGGCCGCCGATCGGCCAACCAGCGCTTACCTGCTGAACCCGCACGGTGACGGCGTGGCCCACTACCAGCGCCGTCAGGCCGCCGAGCGGTACTATGGCCTGGGTGAGAAGGCCGGTGATTTGGAACGCAGCGGTCGCCGCTTTGAAATGCGCAACCTGGACGCGATGGGTTACAACGCCGCCAGCACCGATCCGCTGTACAAGCACATTCCTTTCACCATCACCCGTGGGGAAGAGGCCAGTTTCGGGCTGTTTTACGACAACCTGAGCAGTTGCTGGCTGGATCTGGGCAATGAGATCGATAACTACCATCTGGCCTATCGCCGCTATCAGGCCGAAGCGGGAGATCTGGATTATTACCTGTTCCTCGGCCCCAAAGTGCTGGACGTGACCAAGGCGTTTGTACGCCTGACCGGCAAGACTCACTTCGGCCCGAAATGGAGCCTGGGCTACAGCGGTTCCACCATGCATTACACCGATGCGCCGGACGCCCAGCAGCAGCTACAGCAGTTTATTCAGCTCTGTCGCCAGCATGATATTCCCTGCGACTCGTTCCAACTGTCGTCGGGTTATACCTCGATCGGCAACAAGCGCTATGTATTCAACTGGAACTACGACAAGGTGCCGCAGCCCAAACAGTTGAGCCAGGCATTTCACGACGCCGGGTTAAAGCTGGCGGCCAACATCAAGCCGTGCCTGTTGCAGGATCATCCGCAGTATCAGCAGGCGGCGGAGCAGGGGTTGTTTATCCGGGATTCCGAAAGCGACCGGCCGGAGCGCTCCAGCTTTTGGGATGACGAAGGCTCGCACCTCGACTTCACCAATCCTGCGGCGGTGCAATGGTGGCAGCAGGGCGTGACGCAGCAGCTGCTGGAGATGGGCATTGATTCCACCTGGAATGACAATAACGAATACGAAGTGTGGGACGGAGAGGCGCGTTGCCACGGTTTTGGCACGCCTATCGCCATCAAGCACATTCGCCCGGTGATGCCGTTACTGATGATGCGCGCTTCAATGGAGGCTCAGCAACGCTTTGCTCCCGAGCTGCGGCCCTACCTGATCTCGCGTTCCGGTTGCGCCGGTATGCAGCGCTATGTGCAGACCTGGAGCGGCGACAACCGCACCAACTGGCAGACTTTGCGTTACAACATCCGTATGGGGTTGGGCATGAGCCTGTCTGGCCTGTATAACCTGGGGCACGACGTCGGCGGTTTCTCCGGTGACAAGCCGGACGCCGAACTCCTGGTGCGCTGGGTACAAAACGGCGTGATGCATCCGCGTTTCACCATTCACTCCTGGAACGATGACGCCACGGTGAATGAACCCTGGATGTATCCGGCCGCTACCCCGGCGGTACGCGAGGCGATTAACCTGCGTTACCGGCTGATGCCATATTTCTACACCCTGCTGTGGCAGGCCAGTGCCGACGATGAGCCGATGCTGCGCCCGACCTTCCTCGACCATGAGCATGACGAGCAGACCCTGAAAGAAACCGATGATTTTATGATTGGTCGCGATCTGCTGGTGGCAAGCGTAGTGGAGCAGGGGCAACGCCAGCGGCCGGTGTATCTGCCGGATAACGGCGATGGTTGGTATTGCTTCTACAGCGGCCAGTGGTTCAGTGGCGGCCAGACGGTGGTGCTGGAAGCCCCGCTGGAGCGCTTGCCGCTGCTGGTGCGTGCCGGTGCGGCATTGCCGTTGTCATCCCGCCTGGCGCATGTTGACGTAACGGCGGACGATCGACGTGAGCTTAAGTTGTACCCGCTAAAAGGCTGTGGCAGCGCTTCTGGGCTGTTGTTCGAAGATGACGGCGAGAGTTATGGCTGGCAGCAGGGCGACGCGCTGTGGCTGCGCTGGGAGATGCTCAGTGACAATCAGCGCATCACGCTGAACCTCACCACCGAGGGGCGCTTTAAACCGGCATGGCGAACCATCACCTTCAGCTTGCCTGCCGGAGAAGCGCGCGAGTTGTGGATCAACGGCGCGCCCGGCAACAGTTTTACGCTGGAATAA
- the caiD_2 gene encoding Carnitinyl-CoA dehydratase, which translates to MTDTDFGRLSISHDHGVSTITIDNPPVNVLDVSLMSEISRFLVAVRDDQDTRVLVFQSANPEFFIAHVDMTLIDEPHAFDELARHAPEGLNPFQAFGELLREQPQVTIVKLAGLARGGGAEFVAAADMAFAAEGLAGLAQCEALMGITPGGGATQYLTSRMTRGRALEVILGAELIDAATAERYGWINRALPAAELDDFVDRLARNIAALPEGVIAAAKQAMPAPDLREGFYREHDAWAGLFARPAAEKLIRGGLKAGAQTRIGERNLEGLLRGLEI; encoded by the coding sequence ATGACAGATACAGATTTCGGCAGGCTGAGTATTTCCCATGACCATGGTGTATCGACGATCACGATCGACAATCCTCCGGTCAACGTGCTTGATGTGTCTTTGATGTCGGAGATCAGCCGCTTTCTTGTTGCTGTTCGTGACGATCAGGACACGCGAGTGTTGGTATTCCAGAGCGCAAATCCCGAGTTTTTTATTGCTCATGTCGACATGACCTTAATCGATGAGCCGCACGCTTTCGATGAGCTTGCACGCCATGCTCCAGAAGGCCTTAATCCGTTCCAGGCGTTCGGCGAGCTTCTGCGGGAGCAGCCGCAGGTCACGATCGTCAAGCTTGCCGGGCTGGCACGCGGCGGTGGTGCCGAGTTTGTTGCGGCGGCCGACATGGCGTTTGCCGCCGAGGGACTGGCGGGGCTTGCCCAGTGTGAGGCCTTGATGGGTATCACGCCCGGCGGTGGCGCTACCCAGTATCTGACCAGCCGGATGACGCGCGGTCGTGCGCTTGAAGTGATTCTGGGTGCCGAACTGATCGACGCCGCTACGGCGGAACGTTACGGATGGATCAATCGTGCACTGCCTGCTGCCGAACTCGATGATTTCGTCGATCGGTTGGCTCGCAACATTGCGGCATTGCCCGAGGGCGTTATTGCGGCTGCCAAACAGGCGATGCCTGCACCAGATCTGCGGGAAGGCTTTTATCGTGAGCACGATGCCTGGGCAGGGCTGTTCGCGCGGCCCGCAGCAGAAAAACTCATTCGGGGCGGATTGAAGGCAGGTGCTCAGACCCGGATTGGCGAGCGCAACCTTGAGGGCCTGCTGCGCGGCCTTGAGATCTAA
- the guaA_2 gene encoding GMP synthase [glutamine-hydrolyzing] → MTKNIHKHRILILDFGSQYTQLVARRVREIGVYCELWAWDVSEEQIREFNPSGIILSGGPESTTEANSPRAPEYVFTAGVPVLGVCYGMQTMAMQLGGQVEGSNEREFGYAQVEITTESALVRDIEDALSPAGKPLLDVWMSHGDKVTAIPADFVTVASTDTCPFAIMANEEKRFYGVQFHPEVTHTRQGQRMLERFVLDICQCEALWTPATIIEDAVERIRQQVGEDHVILGLSGGVDSSVTAMLLHRAIGKRLTCVFVDNGLLRLNEAEQVLEMFGDHFGLNIVHVAAEDRFLSALAGVDEPEAKRKIIGRVFVELFDEEACKQSEVKWLAQGTIYPDVIESAASATGKAHVIKSHHNVGGLPKEMKLGLVEPLKELFKDEVRKIGLELGLPYDMLFRHPFPGPGLGVRVLGEVKKEYCDLLRRADAIFIEELHKADLYNKVSQAFTVFLPVRSVGVMGDGRKYDWVVSLRAVETIDFMTAHWAHLPYDFLGRVSNRIINEVNGISRVVYDISGKPPATIEWE, encoded by the coding sequence ATGACAAAAAATATCCATAAGCATCGCATCCTGATTCTGGACTTTGGTTCGCAATACACTCAACTGGTAGCACGCCGCGTGCGCGAAATCGGCGTTTACTGTGAGCTGTGGGCCTGGGACGTTAGCGAAGAGCAAATCCGCGAATTCAATCCAAGCGGCATCATCCTGTCCGGCGGCCCGGAAAGCACCACCGAAGCCAACAGCCCGCGCGCGCCAGAATACGTGTTCACCGCCGGTGTCCCGGTGCTGGGCGTATGCTACGGCATGCAAACCATGGCGATGCAGTTGGGTGGCCAGGTAGAAGGTTCCAACGAGCGTGAGTTCGGTTATGCCCAGGTGGAAATCACCACCGAAAGCGCCTTGGTGCGCGACATCGAAGACGCCCTGAGCCCGGCCGGCAAACCGCTGCTGGACGTGTGGATGAGCCACGGCGACAAAGTGACCGCTATCCCGGCTGACTTCGTGACCGTCGCCAGCACCGATACCTGCCCGTTTGCCATTATGGCCAACGAAGAAAAACGCTTCTACGGCGTGCAGTTCCACCCGGAAGTAACCCACACCCGTCAGGGCCAGCGTATGCTGGAGCGTTTCGTGCTGGATATCTGCCAGTGTGAAGCCCTGTGGACCCCGGCGACCATCATTGAAGATGCGGTAGAACGTATTCGTCAGCAGGTAGGTGAAGATCACGTAATCCTCGGCCTGTCCGGCGGCGTGGATTCTTCCGTTACCGCGATGCTGCTGCACCGTGCCATCGGCAAACGCCTGACCTGCGTGTTTGTCGACAACGGCCTGCTGCGCCTGAACGAAGCCGAACAGGTACTGGAAATGTTTGGTGACCACTTCGGCCTGAACATCGTTCACGTGGCGGCGGAAGATCGCTTCCTGAGCGCCCTGGCCGGTGTTGACGAGCCGGAAGCCAAGCGCAAAATCATTGGTCGCGTGTTCGTTGAGCTGTTCGACGAAGAAGCCTGCAAGCAATCTGAAGTTAAATGGCTGGCGCAAGGCACCATCTACCCGGACGTGATTGAATCCGCCGCTTCTGCCACCGGCAAAGCGCACGTGATCAAGTCGCACCACAACGTGGGCGGCCTGCCGAAAGAGATGAAGCTGGGCCTGGTCGAACCGCTGAAAGAGCTGTTCAAAGACGAAGTGCGCAAAATTGGCCTGGAACTGGGCCTGCCGTACGACATGCTGTTCCGCCACCCGTTCCCGGGGCCAGGTCTGGGTGTGCGCGTGCTGGGCGAAGTGAAGAAAGAGTATTGCGACCTGCTGCGCCGCGCCGATGCCATCTTCATTGAAGAACTGCACAAGGCCGATCTGTACAACAAGGTCAGCCAGGCATTCACCGTGTTCCTGCCGGTACGTTCCGTTGGCGTGATGGGCGATGGCCGTAAATACGACTGGGTTGTTTCACTGCGCGCAGTGGAAACCATCGACTTTATGACCGCGCATTGGGCGCACCTGCCGTACGATTTCCTCGGCCGCGTATCCAACCGCATCATCAACGAAGTGAACGGTATTTCCCGCGTAGTTTATGACATCAGCGGCAAGCCACCGGCTACCATTGAGTGGGAATGA
- the hxlR gene encoding HTH-type transcriptional activator hxlR, translating into MNETDPIYRADYPSRIILDQIADKWSMMVLEVLREPRRFNAIKRRLDGVTQRVLTQTLRKLERNGMVKRRVLDGRVLGVEYSLTSLGQSLQEPFAILFNWTLGNMETIQDCQRKYDEQSQQDGN; encoded by the coding sequence ATGAACGAGACAGATCCTATCTACCGGGCCGACTACCCCAGCCGAATCATTCTCGACCAGATCGCAGATAAATGGTCGATGATGGTGCTGGAAGTGCTTCGCGAGCCACGGCGTTTCAACGCGATTAAGCGCCGCCTTGACGGCGTCACTCAGCGCGTACTGACTCAGACACTGCGTAAACTTGAGCGCAACGGCATGGTGAAACGCAGGGTTCTGGATGGGCGGGTACTGGGCGTCGAGTATTCACTGACCTCACTCGGCCAATCGTTACAGGAGCCGTTTGCAATCCTGTTCAATTGGACGCTGGGGAATATGGAGACGATTCAGGACTGCCAGAGAAAATATGATGAGCAAAGCCAACAGGATGGAAATTGA
- the speG_2 gene encoding Spermidine N(1)-acetyltransferase produces the protein MTTLPTRIPLPEELYASLRPLRLDDVDAWSAYLSKPGVIEHTSWGDVGPTNLERLIADYAEGKGSLRWAIVDQSDGLLGTVGLNEISRDHGRAEIAYDLDPSHCGRGLATEAASAVIHWAHTVLGLQRVQATVLDSNILSIAVLERVGMQREGLIRQYRRVRGQARDYWMYAAINRAGN, from the coding sequence ATGACGACATTGCCAACACGAATACCGTTACCTGAAGAGCTTTACGCGTCATTAAGGCCGCTGAGATTAGACGATGTTGATGCGTGGTCGGCGTATTTGAGTAAACCTGGCGTGATTGAACATACCAGTTGGGGGGATGTCGGCCCAACCAACCTCGAAAGGCTGATTGCTGACTATGCCGAAGGCAAAGGCTCGCTTCGTTGGGCCATTGTGGATCAGAGTGACGGTTTGCTCGGTACGGTTGGGTTGAACGAAATATCCCGCGATCATGGCCGGGCGGAAATTGCCTATGATCTTGACCCAAGCCACTGTGGCCGGGGCTTGGCGACTGAGGCGGCGAGTGCCGTTATTCATTGGGCGCACACCGTTCTGGGCCTTCAGCGTGTTCAGGCTACGGTTCTTGATAGCAATATATTGTCGATTGCCGTCCTGGAGCGAGTGGGCATGCAGCGCGAAGGTTTAATCAGGCAATACCGCCGCGTGCGCGGACAGGCCAGAGATTATTGGATGTACGCGGCCATTAATCGCGCAGGGAATTGA
- the xseA gene encoding Exodeoxyribonuclease 7 large subunit yields the protein MSLPVSPSIFTVSRLNQTVRQLLEMEMGQIWLSAEISNFSQPSSGHWYFTLKDDRAQVRCAMFRNTNRRTTFRPQNGQQVLVRASITLYEPRGDYQLIAESMQPAGDGLLQQQFDQLKQRLSAEGLFDQQFKQPLPSPAKRVGVITSASGAALHDVLQVLQRRDPSLPIIIYPTSVQGAEAPLQIVRAIETANRRDECDVLIVGRGGGSLEDLWSFNDERVARAIFASRIPIVSAVGHETDVTIADFVADLRAPTPSAAAELVSRNQLELLRQLQSQQQRMEMAMDYYLAQRQQQFTRINHRLQQQHPHLRLARQQTLLFKLQRRLEDGMQNQLRLSSRRSERAQQRLAQMQPQARIHRYQQRVQQQEYRLQQALERRLNAWRQRFGVACSQLEAVSPLATLARGYSVTQTPRGELLKTTKQAQVGELLKTRLQDGWVESEVKTITLAKKPRKKRAAE from the coding sequence ATGTCGCTACCTGTTTCGCCGTCTATTTTTACCGTAAGCCGCCTGAATCAGACGGTTCGACAGCTGCTGGAAATGGAAATGGGCCAGATTTGGCTCTCCGCAGAGATTTCCAACTTCTCTCAACCCTCTTCCGGCCACTGGTATTTCACGCTGAAAGACGATCGTGCGCAGGTGCGTTGCGCAATGTTCCGCAACACTAACCGCCGCACCACTTTCCGTCCGCAGAATGGCCAACAGGTCCTGGTTCGCGCCAGCATTACGCTGTATGAACCGCGCGGCGACTACCAACTGATTGCCGAAAGCATGCAGCCTGCCGGTGACGGTCTGTTGCAACAGCAGTTCGACCAGTTGAAACAGCGCCTGAGCGCCGAAGGCCTGTTCGACCAACAGTTCAAGCAACCCTTGCCCAGCCCGGCCAAACGCGTCGGGGTCATTACCTCCGCCAGCGGTGCGGCGCTGCACGATGTGCTGCAGGTGCTGCAACGGCGTGATCCTTCACTGCCTATCATTATTTACCCTACTTCGGTACAGGGCGCAGAAGCGCCATTGCAGATTGTGCGTGCCATCGAAACGGCTAACCGCCGCGACGAGTGTGACGTGCTGATCGTCGGCCGTGGTGGCGGTTCGCTGGAAGATCTGTGGAGTTTTAATGACGAACGCGTGGCGCGGGCAATTTTCGCCAGCCGCATTCCGATCGTCAGCGCCGTCGGCCATGAAACCGACGTCACCATTGCCGATTTTGTCGCTGATTTGCGTGCGCCAACCCCTTCAGCCGCCGCCGAACTGGTCAGCCGCAATCAGCTGGAGCTGCTGCGCCAGTTGCAGTCCCAGCAGCAGCGGATGGAAATGGCGATGGATTACTACCTGGCACAGCGCCAGCAACAGTTCACCCGCATCAACCACCGTTTGCAGCAACAGCATCCACACCTGCGCCTGGCGCGTCAGCAGACGCTGTTGTTCAAACTGCAGCGTCGGTTGGAAGATGGCATGCAGAACCAACTGCGCTTGTCTTCACGCCGCAGCGAGCGGGCGCAACAGCGCTTGGCGCAGATGCAGCCACAGGCACGCATTCATCGCTATCAGCAACGCGTGCAGCAGCAGGAATACCGTTTACAGCAGGCGCTGGAGCGGCGTCTTAACGCCTGGCGTCAACGCTTTGGTGTGGCCTGCAGCCAGCTTGAGGCGGTCAGCCCGCTGGCAACGCTGGCGCGTGGCTACAGCGTGACGCAAACGCCACGCGGCGAACTGCTGAAAACCACCAAACAGGCACAGGTGGGTGAATTGCTGAAAACCCGTCTGCAGGATGGCTGGGTGGAAAGCGAGGTGAAAACCATTACCCTGGCCAAAAAGCCGCGCAAAAAGCGCGCGGCTGAATAA
- the torS gene encoding Sensor protein torS, which produces MKLLQSLQDDGISPRAQIRLLDNTFIRLVFSFSAVPFVGIPFAIWIYLLGENLWPISLWIVLYLFCAVAIRLWHRSYKRETIKKDADVILRRWLPHINKVAFVHGLGISSLYIITPQINNFDFFLLLNISIAAIVAANATHLTPVISTFTLFFFSCWSILNIGIIWRLNDVMLIVLMLNLLYGFAIYRHALSSHKFFIQQARLEEESSRLAEQFRQAKEEAEQALLDKNQFLTTASHDLRQPVHAMGFLIEAIIHKNRDVTLIPQLLDLQQSVRSVHLMFNSLLDLSKIESGNVSTATTHVDIGMLLDSVMTLFREEANSRALSLRAWRPKRRIYVMGDQLLIRQSLINLIQNALRYTQKGGVLIAIRPQGAECLIEVWDTGVGIADEEKGKVFSPYYRPELAWKIDSAGHGLGLAVVARCAKLMKVKYGMQSVEGKGSRFWMRFALYNGECELPESANSYSNSLTPIRYAPLYGSCLVVDDDPLVTSAWSSLMSTWGLTVRCAACAEEAFAIIDEGFSPFAVLCDQRLRSGESGFDILKALFERLPNTSGAMVSGEFNSPTLQEAEQEGYLVLRKPLEPAKLYALLSQWAASS; this is translated from the coding sequence ATGAAGTTACTTCAATCTTTACAAGATGATGGTATTTCTCCCCGTGCGCAAATCCGTCTGCTGGACAATACATTTATACGCCTGGTATTTAGCTTCAGCGCAGTGCCCTTTGTTGGTATTCCTTTCGCTATTTGGATTTATTTACTGGGTGAAAACCTATGGCCGATTAGCCTCTGGATAGTCTTATATTTGTTCTGCGCCGTCGCCATCAGGTTATGGCATCGCAGCTATAAGAGAGAAACAATAAAAAAAGATGCGGACGTTATTCTTCGCCGCTGGTTACCCCATATCAATAAAGTTGCCTTCGTTCATGGGCTGGGTATTTCTTCGTTATATATAATCACACCACAAATAAACAACTTTGATTTTTTCTTATTATTGAACATCAGTATCGCGGCTATCGTTGCGGCCAACGCAACACATTTAACGCCAGTCATTAGCACCTTTACCCTGTTTTTCTTTTCCTGCTGGAGCATACTGAATATTGGCATCATCTGGCGATTAAACGATGTCATGCTTATTGTGCTGATGCTTAACCTGCTTTATGGGTTCGCCATCTACCGCCACGCATTAAGCTCCCATAAATTCTTTATCCAGCAAGCCCGTCTCGAAGAGGAAAGCTCCCGTCTTGCGGAGCAATTCAGGCAGGCCAAAGAGGAAGCAGAGCAGGCGTTATTGGATAAAAACCAATTTCTTACTACCGCCAGTCATGATTTGCGTCAACCGGTGCACGCCATGGGTTTTTTGATCGAAGCCATTATCCATAAAAACCGCGATGTCACGCTCATCCCTCAGCTATTGGATCTGCAGCAAAGCGTAAGATCCGTGCATCTTATGTTTAATTCCTTACTCGATCTCAGCAAGATTGAATCCGGCAACGTCAGCACGGCAACGACCCATGTGGACATTGGAATGCTGCTCGACTCGGTGATGACCCTGTTTCGCGAAGAGGCGAACAGCCGGGCATTATCATTACGGGCATGGCGGCCCAAGCGCCGAATCTATGTGATGGGCGATCAGCTACTCATCAGGCAATCACTGATTAACCTGATACAAAATGCACTGCGTTATACGCAAAAAGGAGGCGTGCTGATAGCCATCCGCCCTCAGGGAGCGGAATGCTTAATTGAAGTTTGGGATACCGGCGTTGGCATCGCCGACGAAGAGAAAGGCAAAGTTTTTTCCCCCTATTATCGCCCTGAGCTGGCGTGGAAAATCGATAGTGCCGGCCACGGATTAGGGCTGGCGGTAGTGGCACGCTGCGCCAAACTGATGAAGGTGAAATACGGCATGCAATCCGTTGAAGGCAAGGGTTCCCGTTTCTGGATGCGCTTTGCCCTTTACAACGGCGAATGCGAGCTACCAGAAAGCGCAAACAGTTACTCAAATAGCCTCACTCCCATCCGCTATGCGCCGCTGTACGGTTCCTGCCTGGTGGTGGACGATGACCCACTCGTGACTTCCGCCTGGTCGAGTTTGATGAGCACCTGGGGCCTCACCGTACGCTGTGCGGCCTGTGCAGAGGAGGCATTTGCGATTATCGATGAAGGCTTCAGCCCTTTTGCCGTGCTGTGCGATCAACGACTCCGCTCTGGCGAGAGCGGGTTCGATATATTGAAAGCGCTGTTTGAACGCCTGCCGAATACCAGCGGTGCCATGGTCAGCGGGGAATTTAACTCACCCACTTTGCAAGAGGCCGAGCAGGAAGGTTATCTGGTACTGCGAAAACCGCTGGAACCCGCGAAACTCTATGCATTGCTGTCGCAATGGGCAGCCTCCAGTTAG
- the guaB gene encoding Inosine-5'-monophosphate dehydrogenase: MLRIAKEALTFDDVLLVPAHSTVLPNTAELGTQLTKTIHLNIPMLSAAMDTVTEANLAIALAQEGGLGFIHKNMSIERQAEEVRRVKKHESGVVTDPQAVTPTTTLKEVKELTARNGFAGYPVVTEENELVGIITGRDVRFVTDLNQPVTAVMTPKERLVTVKEGEAREVVLQKMHEKRVEKALVVDDQFHLLGMITVKDFQKAERKPNACKDEHGRLRVGAAVGAGAGNEERVDALVAAGVDVLLIDSSHGHSEGVLQRIRETRAKYPDLQIVGGNVATASGAKALADAGVSAVKVGIGPGSICTTRIVTGVGVPQITAIADAVEALEGTGIPVIADGGIRFSGDIAKAIAAGASCVMVGSMLAGTEESPGEIELYQGRSFKSYRGMGSLGAMSKGSSDRYFQTDNAADKLVPEGIEGRVAYKGMLKAIVHQQMGGLRSCMGLTGCGTIDELRTKAEFVRISGAGIQESHVHDVTITKESPNYRMG, translated from the coding sequence ATGCTACGCATCGCAAAAGAAGCACTGACATTCGACGACGTTCTCCTGGTTCCAGCTCACTCTACGGTTCTGCCTAATACCGCTGAGCTCGGCACCCAATTGACCAAAACCATCCACCTGAATATCCCTATGCTGTCCGCAGCCATGGACACCGTTACCGAAGCCAATCTGGCTATCGCGCTGGCGCAGGAAGGCGGTTTAGGCTTCATCCACAAAAACATGTCCATCGAGCGTCAGGCTGAAGAAGTCCGCCGCGTGAAAAAACATGAAAGCGGCGTGGTCACCGATCCACAGGCCGTAACGCCGACCACCACCCTGAAAGAAGTGAAAGAACTGACCGCGCGTAACGGCTTTGCCGGCTACCCGGTAGTGACCGAAGAAAACGAACTGGTCGGCATCATTACCGGCCGTGACGTACGCTTCGTCACCGATCTGAACCAGCCTGTTACCGCCGTGATGACGCCGAAAGAGCGCCTGGTTACGGTGAAAGAAGGTGAGGCGCGTGAAGTCGTGCTGCAGAAAATGCACGAAAAACGCGTTGAGAAAGCGCTGGTGGTAGACGACCAGTTCCATCTGCTGGGTATGATCACCGTCAAAGACTTCCAAAAAGCGGAACGCAAGCCAAACGCCTGTAAAGACGAGCATGGCCGTCTGCGCGTTGGTGCTGCGGTTGGCGCCGGTGCAGGTAACGAAGAGCGTGTTGATGCGCTGGTCGCTGCCGGCGTTGACGTTCTGCTGATTGACTCCTCCCACGGCCATTCCGAAGGCGTATTGCAGCGTATTCGTGAAACCCGCGCCAAATACCCGGACCTGCAGATCGTTGGCGGTAACGTCGCGACCGCCTCAGGCGCCAAAGCGCTGGCTGATGCCGGTGTTAGCGCGGTGAAAGTGGGTATCGGTCCTGGCTCCATCTGTACCACTCGTATCGTTACCGGCGTTGGTGTACCGCAGATCACCGCTATCGCCGACGCGGTTGAAGCGCTGGAAGGCACCGGTATTCCGGTTATCGCCGACGGCGGCATCCGTTTCTCCGGTGACATCGCCAAAGCCATCGCGGCTGGCGCATCCTGTGTGATGGTCGGCTCCATGCTGGCGGGTACCGAAGAATCTCCGGGCGAAATCGAGCTGTATCAGGGCCGTTCGTTCAAATCCTATCGCGGTATGGGTTCACTGGGCGCGATGTCCAAAGGCTCTTCCGACCGTTACTTCCAGACCGATAACGCCGCCGACAAACTGGTGCCTGAAGGTATCGAAGGCCGCGTGGCTTACAAAGGCATGCTGAAAGCCATTGTTCACCAGCAAATGGGCGGTCTGCGCTCTTGCATGGGCCTGACCGGCTGCGGCACCATCGACGAGCTGCGCACCAAGGCTGAATTTGTGCGCATCAGCGGCGCCGGCATTCAGGAAAGCCACGTGCACGATGTGACCATCACCAAAGAGTCACCGAACTACCGCATGGGTTAA